From Triticum aestivum cultivar Chinese Spring chromosome 7B, IWGSC CS RefSeq v2.1, whole genome shotgun sequence:
AGCACGATATTCTTTAAAAAAAGACTCGGATGGACCTGACGCTACTCCAATATGAGATTTGACTTCAGTGACACCTCCCGGTGGAACTACTACGGGCATGAACTTGTCGTAGGCAGCAGGTACGCTATGCCTGTGCTGACTGGCATTGCGTCTGAGGCAACAGATTCATTGTCTACGTATTTTGTAATAACAATCTTCTTTTTTAAATCGACCACGCCGCATCGGTTAGCACAGTACTCATTCTGGAGATGTTCGCACAGCATCTTGTGACGGCATGCTTGCAATATGTGCAGCGGCTAATGCAGCACCAATAGGGAGTGATCAGACAAAATGTAGATATTGGAACAGGCCTTGTCAACAATCATCATCTTTCACAATACTTCACCACACCGATTACCAGGGGTCGCTTATTTTCCGTGTGACACACGGTTACGTAAAATGTACACAGTTTTAGGAAAGTTCTACTAGCTCACAAGCCAACATCAAATTGTACAAATTGGACGCAAAACTAGAAACAAAGCTAAATACCTAACTGTCCCCTCCAGCCGGATTGCTGTTTCAATAGGAGACACTGCATGAAGCACCATACTTGGGTTTCCACACGTATTTCGCCGGTCACCACATACGCCACAGTTGGTGCATTTCAGCTACCTCATCAGTTTCTTCGGTATGTCAGGTGTGTCTCCGTGACTCCCATAAAATCCATGATTTGCGCCAGAATAGCATCATTAATTGAGACGCCGCATGCTGATGCAAGGACAGTCAATAAGCCAAAGTCAGTAAAAGTACTGAATTCAGTATGTTCTTAGGGCGTAACATATTGAGTTAAGTAATTCACAGGTGAATGTCACTCTCAATCTATAAATAGTCTAGGCTAAAAATAAGTGTTTCATGAAAGAACACAACTAATACTCCAGATAAGTACAATATTAACAATAGAACACCTCGTCCTACCGGGCTGTCTCGCAATTTTAACAGACCTCAAAAGTATCTTCTGTATGCCAATTCTTTTCATTTTAAGAGTGATCGTCGACACCAATACATGAATTTTTGGTGGCGCCGGAAAGCTATATCCAAGAGAACGTTTTATGATGGCAATCGAGTGTATAAATTATGTTGTACACCTTGCCGAAGCTAATATTATTTTCACGGAGCTGCTTAACAAGTTCACGTGTATATATATATCGATATGTCAGACAAGTATACTTTCTCACCATACTTATCTGTAAGAGAGTGATTGTGGGATGTCCTGTGCTCGCTTGTGTACTAGCCGTTGTCTTTTAACCGGAGCAACCGTATCATCACTGGGCACCTACATCGACAAGACCGTGTGTTGCTTCTTTTTGGACCCCTGCAAAATGTTTGTAACAAATAATAATGTGTCAGATTTTTTTCTAGGCACAAGCATAAGTCTGGTACATCAGCTCAGTTTTGTTATGCCAACAGTGAATCAAAAATAATACTAACCGAGCAGCCGCAGACTATCTCCTGCATACAGTTTGTTCTTTCAATGTTCAGTCCGCTTTTTTTGTACTTAATTCCAAACCCAAGTTCCCAGGAATACATATTGTGATAGTCATATGCTTCTCCAAGCGAATCAAAGTTGTTTCCGACTGTAGGAACTacgacagtgtcagtcttcttctatGCACAACATGTCAATGTTTTCTCCAGGACACTTATTCTGCCAGCAAAGTGGTCGTTCAAGAGGTGCACGACTAACTCGGACCTGTGTAATTCAGAAAGGAATCACTACCACGTAATCAAAAGAAAATTTGCTTTGTTAACTATGGTTACATGACATGCAGGCGCCGCACAGAAACATTGATTACCATGATTCATTACTGTTTTTTCTGGCAGTGTACTAAAAAATCAAGGACAATTGAATGACCACCACAGAAGTGCGTCCTACATACCTCTTCGTCCAGCCCGGTGCCTGAGGATGATCCTTCCCGATTGACTGCTTTGAGTTGGGCGCCGACAAGCTCAGCCCCTCGCAAGTGCTGTTCAAATCTAACTATAGTGTGATGACCGCGGCGCCCACATCACCAATGCTGGACTGGGCGGTTGTGCAAACCAGAGTTTGGGTGGCTTCTGCGTCCAGTATGGACTCGCCGCCGCCAAGATCCGACAGGGAAAACCTATGCAAAGAAGGGAGCAGAGTACTAAGTTGCGCGGCGAGTCACAGCGGCAATCAGCATGCACCAAATGCGGGAGCTATGAAACGTAACTATCGACGGGATCTGACCAGAACTAGAATCAATCGCCTCTGGCCTCAACCATCGCCATGGATCCGAAGGGATAGGGTTTTTTTCGAAGGATTTTTCCCCCTATAGGCGATTTGCCTCATGCGGCGGCTGATGGGATAGGTTTTTCCCCTATAGAAGTTGGGGTGGAGTGGGTGGACCCGCACTGCCATACATGCTTATCCGCTACGAACCCGCCGTTTTGCGTGACGGACCGGAGCGTCGCCCATCGTTAATGCACCGGGAGCCCCGTCCTGTACGAACGGAACATATGCACGGTCTGCCGTCACGGCATCGCATATCAAACAACGGAGTCACTGTTCGACGCTAAGTATGCCCACCTGCTCCATACGTTCACATTCAATACACCGAGCGACGCGTCCTTGTTCCGTTGGTTGGCGTAGCGAGAGCAGGCGAGCTCGTCCACTACATCACCACTCTCCAGGCTATGATGCCTACACTATGCGGCAATGACTCGGTTTAATTTGGTTCTGAAAAAAAAACAAGTTAAAAAGCACAAACAAAACTCACCTATGGGCGAATCGTCGAATACTTGGAGGGTGGTGGAGGTGTCACAGGCAGCCGGTGACATCGAGTCGACGACAAAGCCGATAGTGGTTGGTGGGGCTTCAACATGGCCGGCTGTCGGCAGGGAGGTCTGGAGGAAGAAGATTCGGCTCATCCTTCCGGCGACGGTGATAGAGCTCGATTCTGGCGACGACTGTCTCAGATTGGGGGAGGAGGGTGGTGGAGGCAACATGGTGTCAGTGGAGGCGCTTGGTGATCGTGAGAAGCAATGCCGACAACGACACGGTACGGGGTGGGGATGGCATGAGccaggtggggtgggggtgggggggaggggTAGGCCAACACTTTTACTCCATGGGCGGCCGACCGAGTATATTTGAGAGTCGGGCCGCCTCCATAGTAAAAATTATCCTTCTCTAACGATGATAGGGGTTCGGTTCCGTGCTTTTATGTTGGGCTGAAAAAATggatttcggccatctcggcctagggCAGAAAGTACCTTTCCGCCAAACAATAGATTTTGGTCATATTTCTgtcaaattttggtcaaatttcTGCCGGGTTTTTTAATGACCGAAATTCAGCCATCGCGGCTTGGGgcgaaaaaaaatcacaaaatgaaaatcaaaactctggttcctttttctttttgagagGAATTACCACATGTTCATTATTAAAGAAATATAAATTACAATGAGTACATATATGGTCACGCCATGAGACAGCAAACAGAGGGCCTAGTGTAACCATTGCCCATTGCCGATCACCATGGTCACCATGGCACCACCCGAGAAAGTGAGCCACCTTCACACCAAGATCTGAAAGAACTCCATTGCAGATCATGCTGCTTTGTGAACCGATTCAATGGCCCACCAGAGGCGGTAGAACCAAGTTTTTGTGGCACGTCGGTCGGGGATCATCCTCAAGTCTGCCAGATCCTGACGTCGTCGTCTTCATCCAAAGTGATCGGAGAAGAACGCTCAAGTAGGCACTGGTTAGCGGAGGAAAATAAATAAGAGATCGGTTAGATATACTGAATGATAATCTCTTCTAGGACTCCAAGTTACCAggacaaataaacaagacaattcCTAAAATCTACCGGACTACATAAATTAAGGAGTATCGCCAGATTTGGACTATATAGATATCTAATCGTTTGATAGCGTCCACCATCCACGTTCCGCCATGGCTATTGCTTGTACAAACCTGACCAATGTTGTGCGCTCGGTGCATCTGCTCAGGGTCGATGGCTACAGCATCACCAAAGCCATGCGCAGCGATAGCTGGATCAAGTCAAGGTGGAACGTCGGCGGGTACGAGTGGGGAGTCCACGTCCATCCTGCACTGCCGAACGACACCATCGACCATAGACCGTGGGTCGCGCTGAGGCTCGTCTTCCTCAGCGATGGTTGCACTATGCCCAACGTCGAAGCGAGCATGCGCTGCCGTTTGGTGGATCCGAGGGGGACGGCTGATCCGTCCGAAGAGAAGAGTATCACGTGTAAGTTCAATAATCGTCCGAAGCGCCAGCTTGGGGTCTCAGGAGATTGCTCGGATCCAGCTTATCTCATGTCGGCACGGGAACTAGAGGCGTCGTGCTATCTCAAGGACGACTCCTTCACCGTGCAATGCACTGTCACGGTGCTCAAGGACTTGGCCGAAGTAACGATCCGGGACGACGGACCATTGCCCGTCGTGCCGTCCTCGGGCTTGTACCACCACCTCGGCGAGCTGCTGCGGAGCGGCACCGCGGCGGACGTCGAGTTTATCGTGTCGGGGGAGTCCTTGGTTGCTCACAAGAACATATTGGCGGCGAGGTCCCCTGTGCTCATGTCCGAGTTCTTTGGGCACATGAGGGAGGCGAGCTCTCGGGTCGTCGTGAtcgaggacatggaggcggcggcgttcAAGGCCATGCTGCACTTCATCTACACCGACACGGTGCCTGCTGAACTTGATGGGCATGGCGAGGACGAGGCAGCGACGTCGATGGCTCAGCATCTACTTGTGGCTGCTGACAGGTATGGACTGGACAGTCTCAAGCTGATTTGCGTGAACAAGCTATTCAGTTGCATCACCGCCGACACAGCCGTGGCAATTTTGGTTTTGGCCGATCAACACAACTGTTCCCAACTCAAGGCCAAGTGTGCAGAATTCTTGTTCAACACACTCCCGCGATGCTAGATTGTCCAGTCGCGATGAAGGTGTACAATGAAGCACCATTAAGTCTAGCTACACATGGGGCTAAATCTAGAGGTAACTTATATAATTTTGCTAAACCATATCTAGATGTGTTCTAATTATTGCACATCTAACTCATATGTCTACACGGGAGCTTATACTATCCATCTTTTCGCTGTCGAAGTATGTCCATCTTCTATTCTTTTTTCGGACGATTTTCAACGTATTTTATGAGCAATTGGTTGCCTGCGTTTTCCCATTCAGTTTGATGTATCTTggaattgttttttttttctgaGAATCAGTATCTTGGAATTGTGGAACCTTGTGATATTTAAACATGCCATTTATGTAGTCTGTATGAGTTTGATTGATTGTTATTGTGGCGCATAGCTTCTGGCCATCATTTTGGTTATTTGTGCTCCCAGTTTGTTGAGGTCTAAAGCATTGGATGGGAAAAAAGAGCATATGGGAATTAGAAAGCTAAGCTCACGGCGCTACCAGACTCAGTTAATTACCTGATCGCATCGGATATGTTTGTCCTGGGTTGTTTGCTAATCTTGGCATCCAATGCCTTGACTACTGGCAGAGATTCAGTATCCCGCTTCTCTTCTCGTGCAACTAATCTAAAAAACGtattatattttgggacggagggactaCTTGCATATTTACCATCTCGCCACACGCCAGTTTTACCACACgaaggggctggtgtgtgggcgtttagcagttcgtcAACACGTCAGTTTTCACTCACGCACAAGGgttggtgtgtgggcatttgccatctcgcccacacgcttgtctcctctcccacactcaagctgctagttgccatgtgttttgcagggtacatggcaactgccctagtgtgcttgtaagcagatgacaactcttttttttacccgaacatgttagttgccatgtgttttgcagggtacacggcaactgactagtgtgcacgtaagcagatgacaactcttttttactcgagttgccatgtgtttttgcatggtacatggcaactgccctagcgtgcaagtaagcagatgacaactcttcctcttacatgacaactgccctagcgtgcttgggagcacatggcaactctctcaactgcctagtgttagtaggtggcaactcctaaagttttaaaatcatggcaactgcagtaaacccgaccatacatggcaactgcagttgagcaaccatggcaactgtagttgtccgacacgGCAACTGTAGTTCaccgacatggcaactgcagttaaatgaACATGGAAAAGGGTCCAGACCATGGCAATTGCGGGGACGCTGGTGACTGCCACGTGGGGCGTGCGGGAACATAAGATAGGAGGCCTGACGTATGAGAGTGTAGGCGTTATCTATTTTGCCCACACGCAGGCATGTGAGAGGGACCGTGAGAAAAAAAGGCGTGTGGGCATTACTTATTTTGACCACACGTAGGCGTGTGGACTGATCCTGTTAAACACCACACAAACTGTGTGGGCAGACCTCTTAATGCCCACACGTATGGGCGTTATCGGCGTCCTCTTCTTTTTTGCGGATGGATCCTTGGATCGTTACAACCATGTGATACACACATGAAAGATACCAAAACAGACCCAGTTTATATCAGACACATGCCCTAGAATTCCTAAGTACAACTAACCTCCATGTATATCTCTTTTTTTCCAGCACTCCAAGCCTACTTTTTTTTGGAAAAGAAGGTTGAAAACCCCGATCTCTGCATCAATGTGATGCACAATACAGGGCCCGGAGAGCAAATAGGTCTGCTTACTCTATGGAGTGGGATCACCAGTTTGGTAGCAAACTAAAACACTCTAATGGGATGGGGCGAATCGCAGTTAACCCTATTTTGAGTAAGATATGGAAACTAGACTGTCCGGCAAAAGTAAAAATTTTCTTATGGCGTATGCTACATGGTACAATCCCATGCAGGGTTACGCTAGCTAATAGACATATGAAGGTTTCACCCATATGCCCAACTTGTTCTTAGGGCTTAGAAGATACAAAACATATGCTTTTCCAATGTAGTAAAGCAAAGGAGGTCTGGAGAGTTGGTCACAATGAGAAAACTCAAAATGCATCTCAGATTTCAATGGGGATTCTTGCCCTTACCACAAATTTTGTTAATGCAGCATCCCCCAAAGCGTCTGTGAAAAAGGAGAGTTGGTCCTATCCTCCAAGAGGGTTTGTTAAACTTCACGTGGACGCTTCTTTTGATCACGATCTTCTTAGGGGTACGATGGGAACGGTCCTTAGAGATGACAAAGGCAGGTTTATTGCTGGAGGGAATGAGAAAATTGATTTTTGTGTGGATGTGTTAATGGCGGAGGCTTTAGCACTCAAATTTGGCCTAATATTAGCGCAAAGGGCCGGATGCAATCGCCTTATCATAAACTCGGACAATATAGAGGTGATTGATTTGATGAATGATGGAGGGCAGTCGGCGAGTGTGGCGGCAgcaatattcgaggattgttttcattATGCATGTGATTTCATTATTGCTAGGTCTGAGCATTGTAATAGGGAAGCAAAAATAAAGTAGCTCACGAGCTTGCTAGATTAGCTAATTTTTTTTACCTCTAATTGGTTTGAGGAGCCTTTAAATGAAATTGTAATGATCCTCACAAACGATGTACTACTTGTCACAAATGAATAAAGtgggttttttttcaaaaaaaaaaaaaggacCCAAGAGGACGAATATGGAATTCTTTCCTGGTCACTGAGATTTGTGGATAATTTAGATATTCGGATTCTGCTCATCCATTCAATGACTTTGGCACTGGGCGTTCCAAAAATGGGCACTATGGATCGGATGAAATTAGAGataaaattgtttattttttccttACATCCCCCAACCAAAATGCATATCCTTTACATATATTCGGATTCTGCTCATCCATTCAATGAATTTATCTCTAATTTATCTCTAATTTCATCACGCACTGGGCGTTCCAAATATCATTTTTGTTGATGTAAGGCAACGAGGCCAAAGTCATCAACCAATTGAGTACAAAACATTGCAACTACGATAAAATAGAACCATTACAAAGATCTTTATTCAACTTCCATGACAAAGTTTGACTTTTCCGGCAACAACTCCTTCTAAACGTCCTCACAACAATCCAAGCCTATCTCTTATCAGTTGGAAACGCAAGAAAAGGTCAAGAGCATGTAGAATGTAAAGAATTCTGCCTATTTGCAGCATAGATGGATCGTTATTTGTAGAACAGGTTTCTGAATTTGGTTAGACGAAGGCATCACTCACGGGCTTTCCATTGAGAAGCTCAACAGTTAAAAACGACCTGGCCAAGCATTCATTTTGAAGTGTCCGATGATCTGATGGGTGTATGTGTGTAATTTTCTTCCAGACAGATGTAACACATATGCAAACTTTCTTATTATAGGAAAAAATATTTCCATTTATTAAAAATAATTATTTGAGAATTTATGTTGTGGAAAAACATATTTGACAAATGTTTGTTCGGTGTTTTCAAAATTTCATGCATTGAAAGAATGCATGTGTTTAAGAAATGATGATAATTTTTCAAAGTTCACAAGTTTTAATATATGTAAataataatttttaaaaattatAAATATTTATTATGTATTAAAAAGTGAAGAAAACACGTTTAGAAGCTCCAAGATAAGATTGGATATCAGGTACTGCGGCATTAGTTGCATGCGTGATGAGCCTGGCAAGTACAGGCAAGAAACACACAACGCATCATGCATATCCTTCCTTTTTTTGAAACAAATCATGCATATCCTTCTATGCATCACCACGGGAAAAGGGCCCACGGCCTGGTCACCACTCACCACACGGACCGTGCCCAGTAAGCGTCCTCAAAGCCCATAGGGGGCGCCGCCTCTTGCCATTTCTACTTGAGCGGTTGCCGCCGCCGACGAGGCTCGCCTTGTCTCTGCTCCTCCCACACAGGCTGCCACCGATGGAGACGGTGGCGGGCGGACCTGGTTCTCGCCCGAAGAAAAGGAAACTGGCGCCACTCGAGGCGTCGGCGAAAGGGAGAGCCGCCGGCAACCAAGGCCCGCAGCCCGGATCGGGAGAAGACGATGGGGGCGCCGCCGAGGACCGCATCAGCCAGATCCCCGACGCCATTCTGGGAGAGATCGTCTCACTCCTCCCCACCAAGGAGGGCGCCCGCACCCAGATCCTCGCGTCCCGGTGGCGTCACCTCTGGCGATCGGCCCCTCTCAACCTCGACTGCAACCGCGTGGATCGCGTCATTTCGCGCATCCTCGCCGCCCACACGGGTCCCGGGCGCCGCCTCTGCTTACCCGCGCTACACGCAGGGTCGGCTCTGTTCTACGGTCGCCCGGCCGCCAAGCTGGAAGCCTTGTTCCGGTCCCCTGCCCTGGACAACCTCCAGGAGCTCGAGTTCTGCTACTTCGTCTCCAACAGACAAATACCGGGAGCGCCCTTGTGCCCGCCGGCGTCCGCCTTCCGATTCGCTGCCACGCTTCGCCTTGCTAGTATTGAATTATGCCACCTCGTCGATGATCTCGTGCAATCGCTTCATTTCCCCCAGCTTAAGCACCTTGAGCTCACCGAGGTCGTCATCTCCGAGGGCGCACTGCACAGCCTAATTGCCGGGTGCCCCGCATTGGAGTGCTTCCTGCTTTGGAACATCTCCGGATTCCGTTGTGCCCGGATCAACTCCCTTACCATCAGAAGCATTGGCGTGCTCGCTCCTGATGACTCTATGGGTACGCCCTTGTTTGAGGAACTTGTAATTGAGAATGCCCCG
This genomic window contains:
- the LOC123157051 gene encoding BTB/POZ and MATH domain-containing protein 1-like; amino-acid sequence: MAIACTNLTNVVRSVHLLRVDGYSITKAMRSDSWIKSRWNVGGYEWGVHVHPALPNDTIDHRPWVALRLVFLSDGCTMPNVEASMRCRLVDPRGTADPSEEKSITCKFNNRPKRQLGVSGDCSDPAYLMSARELEASCYLKDDSFTVQCTVTVLKDLAEVTIRDDGPLPVVPSSGLYHHLGELLRSGTAADVEFIVSGESLVAHKNILAARSPVLMSEFFGHMREASSRVVVIEDMEAAAFKAMLHFIYTDTVPAELDGHGEDEAATSMAQHLLVAADRYGLDSLKLICVNKLFSCITADTAVAILVLADQHNCSQLKAKCAEFLFNTLPRC